One Kitasatospora sp. MAP12-44 DNA segment encodes these proteins:
- a CDS encoding toxin-antitoxin system HicB family antitoxin: MDLAPYVDNLRRELAVAAEAGGDEARELAERLIAPLESATRLTMLNVLSAAMDEITRELAPGSVDVRLRGLDPDFVVTRPPVEGGGPAEPAAAPVESFTTAAPAEGDEGGTARVNLRLPAHLKARAEEAASREGLSVNAWLVRAVSAAVDGGSAPRTAGKAQTVGQSITGWVR; the protein is encoded by the coding sequence ATGGACCTTGCACCGTATGTCGACAACCTCCGCCGCGAACTCGCGGTGGCCGCCGAAGCCGGCGGTGACGAAGCCCGCGAGTTGGCCGAGCGGCTGATCGCTCCGCTGGAGTCGGCGACCCGGCTGACCATGCTCAATGTGCTCTCCGCCGCGATGGACGAGATCACCCGCGAGCTTGCCCCCGGTTCGGTCGACGTGCGGCTGCGTGGACTGGACCCCGACTTCGTGGTGACGCGGCCGCCCGTCGAGGGTGGCGGCCCCGCGGAGCCGGCCGCCGCGCCCGTTGAGTCGTTCACGACTGCGGCCCCGGCCGAGGGTGACGAGGGCGGCACCGCCCGCGTCAATCTGCGGCTGCCGGCCCATCTCAAGGCGCGCGCCGAGGAGGCCGCGAGTCGCGAGGGCCTGTCGGTCAACGCGTGGCTGGTGCGGGCCGTGTCGGCCGCGGTCGACGGCGGCAGCGCGCCGCGTACGGCGGGGAAGGCCCAGACCGTCGGACAGAGCATCACGGGCTGGGTGCGCTGA
- a CDS encoding BTAD domain-containing putative transcriptional regulator, translating into MTDAEAPGHGEFRFRLLGPPDGRLDGEPLELGAPQQQAMLAMLLLRAGTPVRARDLIDALWDEQPPARAVGVLRQYAWRLRAVLEPDRMPRAAGALLVSVGDGYTLRLPPSTLDVHHFEQDLRVAARARESGEPHAAHARLTRALDRWTGGLALSGLPGPYARSQRDRLAELRLDAQEDLLDNALQLGRHGEVADELGVLLAQHPLRERFAAQLMLAQYRCGRQAQALAVYTDTRRRLAEELGVEPGEELRLLRTRILAADPELSRRAVLAPAPARATGRPIAAPPAPTAGLPPQQLPADVADFTGRAQLVEQVVGALDRPDRTAVAVSVFSGIGGVGKTALAVHVAHLVRPRFPDGQLYADLRGPGPAPTQTGTVLARFLEALGTAPDAIPEDDEQRAVHYRSLLADRRVLVVLDNAHDTAQVRLLLPGGPGCAVLVTTRSRTVLLPGARQVDLEPLGTAESLDLLGSVVGPERIAQDPAAALELVSVCGRLPLALRIVAARLTARPNRPLAALLTRLADTRRRLDELRVGDLAVAATFELGYSALAPEHARAFRLLAVPDAEELPLHAAAAVLGDDPDTAESLAEELVDAGLLEAHGTARYRFHDLLKLYARQQAGGVAAAAGPVAAAGAAVGAVGAVGAREPEQAVLRLLHHLLATVRNASCLLEPGHGLHTSLQAAQTPGLAFADEAAARHWLRTDHVLLAATAEQALALPLGLAAAVDLLLLWFGLTEGPAHRWEFRRLVALAVTAAERAGRPGCEARARYISGTLHYMTDAYPLAEDELRYSMALAEQAEDTVCRQLTANTLGILNYATGRPAAALQLLRQAEELCEHTADLGSRSRILSTLSRVHLALDRPAEATEAVDEAVRLARICSHPADLSRVLYQYGCVLRRTGRTALAVSGLREALGHFRAQQQRDLQALCLARLAECRLDLGDHQDAADCAGRSLELARELGKAYCQGLAHAVLGQALPALGRPAEGLAQLREALVVFRRLGVPEADAVVVLLQQSESRTA; encoded by the coding sequence ATGACTGACGCTGAAGCGCCGGGGCACGGCGAATTCCGGTTCCGGCTGCTCGGGCCGCCGGACGGGCGGCTCGACGGAGAGCCGCTGGAGCTGGGGGCACCGCAGCAGCAGGCGATGTTGGCGATGCTGCTGCTGCGCGCCGGTACGCCGGTCCGCGCCCGCGACCTGATCGACGCGCTCTGGGACGAGCAGCCGCCCGCCCGCGCGGTCGGGGTGCTGCGACAGTACGCGTGGCGTCTTCGCGCGGTACTCGAGCCTGACCGGATGCCGCGCGCGGCCGGCGCCCTTCTGGTGTCGGTGGGGGACGGCTACACCTTGCGCCTGCCGCCGAGCACCCTGGACGTCCACCACTTCGAGCAGGACCTGCGGGTCGCCGCGCGGGCCCGGGAGAGCGGTGAGCCGCACGCGGCGCACGCTCGGCTCACCCGCGCGCTGGACCGCTGGACCGGCGGCCTGGCGCTCAGCGGCCTGCCCGGACCGTACGCTCGCAGCCAGCGCGACCGGCTCGCCGAACTCCGGCTCGACGCCCAGGAGGACCTGCTGGACAACGCGCTGCAGCTGGGCCGGCACGGTGAGGTGGCCGACGAGCTCGGCGTGCTGCTCGCCCAGCATCCGCTGCGCGAGCGGTTCGCCGCCCAGCTGATGCTCGCTCAGTACCGCTGCGGCCGACAGGCGCAGGCCCTCGCCGTCTACACCGACACCCGGCGCCGGCTGGCCGAGGAGCTGGGCGTCGAGCCGGGGGAGGAGCTGCGTCTGCTGCGCACCAGGATCCTGGCCGCCGACCCCGAGCTCTCCCGCCGGGCGGTACTCGCGCCCGCGCCCGCGCGGGCCACCGGGCGTCCGATCGCCGCGCCCCCGGCGCCCACGGCCGGCCTGCCGCCGCAGCAACTGCCCGCGGATGTCGCGGACTTCACCGGCCGAGCCCAGCTGGTCGAACAGGTCGTCGGCGCACTCGACCGGCCGGATCGCACGGCGGTGGCGGTCTCGGTCTTCTCCGGGATCGGCGGGGTCGGCAAGACGGCGCTCGCCGTGCACGTCGCGCATCTGGTCCGCCCCCGGTTCCCGGACGGTCAGCTCTACGCCGACCTGCGCGGCCCGGGCCCGGCCCCGACCCAGACCGGCACGGTGCTCGCCCGCTTCCTCGAGGCGCTCGGCACCGCGCCGGATGCGATCCCGGAGGACGACGAGCAGCGGGCCGTCCACTACCGCTCCCTGCTGGCCGACCGCCGCGTGCTGGTGGTCCTCGACAACGCGCACGACACCGCCCAGGTCCGCCTGCTGCTGCCCGGCGGACCGGGCTGCGCGGTGCTGGTGACCACCCGCTCGCGCACCGTGCTGCTGCCCGGGGCCCGGCAGGTCGACCTGGAGCCGCTGGGCACGGCGGAGTCGCTCGACCTGCTCGGCTCCGTCGTCGGTCCCGAGCGGATCGCGCAGGACCCGGCGGCGGCGCTGGAGTTGGTGAGCGTCTGCGGCCGCCTCCCGCTGGCCCTGCGGATCGTGGCGGCCCGGCTGACCGCTCGCCCGAACCGGCCGCTCGCCGCTCTGCTCACCCGGCTCGCCGACACCCGGCGCCGGCTGGACGAACTCCGGGTCGGTGACCTCGCAGTGGCGGCGACCTTTGAACTTGGCTACAGCGCCCTGGCCCCCGAGCATGCCCGCGCCTTCCGCCTGCTCGCCGTCCCGGACGCCGAGGAGCTGCCGCTGCACGCCGCCGCTGCCGTGCTCGGCGACGACCCGGACACCGCCGAGTCGCTCGCGGAGGAGCTGGTCGACGCGGGCCTGCTGGAGGCGCACGGGACCGCCCGCTATCGCTTCCACGACCTGCTGAAGCTCTACGCCCGCCAGCAGGCAGGAGGCGTCGCGGCCGCAGCCGGGCCGGTCGCCGCGGCCGGTGCGGCTGTCGGGGCCGTCGGGGCCGTCGGGGCCCGCGAACCGGAGCAGGCCGTGCTCCGCCTGCTGCACCACCTGCTGGCCACCGTCCGCAACGCCTCCTGCCTGCTGGAACCCGGGCACGGCCTGCACACCAGCCTGCAAGCCGCGCAGACCCCGGGGCTGGCGTTCGCCGACGAGGCGGCCGCCCGGCACTGGCTGCGCACCGATCACGTGCTGCTCGCCGCCACCGCCGAGCAGGCGCTCGCGCTGCCGCTCGGGCTGGCGGCCGCCGTCGACCTGCTGCTGCTCTGGTTCGGCCTGACCGAGGGCCCGGCGCACCGCTGGGAGTTCCGGCGGCTGGTCGCGCTGGCCGTCACGGCCGCCGAGCGCGCGGGCCGGCCCGGCTGCGAGGCCCGCGCCCGCTACATCTCCGGGACCCTGCACTACATGACCGACGCCTACCCGCTCGCCGAGGACGAGCTGCGGTACAGCATGGCTCTCGCCGAACAGGCCGAGGACACCGTCTGCCGCCAGCTCACCGCCAACACCCTGGGCATCCTGAACTACGCAACCGGCCGCCCGGCCGCCGCGCTGCAACTGCTCCGCCAGGCCGAGGAACTCTGCGAACACACCGCCGACCTGGGCAGCCGGTCCCGGATCCTGTCGACCCTCTCCCGGGTCCACCTCGCCCTTGACCGGCCCGCCGAGGCCACCGAGGCGGTGGACGAGGCGGTCCGGCTGGCCCGGATCTGCTCGCACCCCGCCGACCTGTCGCGGGTGCTCTACCAGTACGGCTGCGTGCTGCGCCGCACCGGTCGTACCGCGCTCGCCGTCAGCGGACTGCGCGAGGCGCTCGGCCACTTCCGAGCGCAGCAGCAACGCGACTTGCAGGCGCTCTGTCTGGCCCGGTTGGCGGAGTGCCGGCTGGACCTCGGCGACCACCAGGACGCGGCAGACTGCGCGGGCCGATCCCTGGAGCTCGCCCGGGAACTGGGCAAGGCCTACTGCCAGGGCCTGGCCCACGCCGTCCTCGGGCAGGCGTTGCCCGCGCTCGGCCGGCCTGCCGAGGGCCTCGCACAGCTGCGCGAGGCCCTGGTGGTGTTCCGCCGGCTCGGGGTACCGGAGGCCGATGCGGTGGTGGTCCTGCTCCAGCAGAGCGAGAGCCGCACCGCGTGA